ATATAGAGTGATAGACTAAGGAGTTTTTATAATCTTTATTTAGCTCATAAGAGACTACTTTATCAAACGTTGTATCTATTAAATATCTATTCTTTTCTAATAGATTATTAAATGCATCTTTAGAATCTCTGCCTTTAGAGAATCCTAATACCTGAAGGTTTTCAATATCCGGCTCTTTAGTTTTTCTTGATAATTGCGCATATAATGCGTTAAACTTATATCAGAATCACGATGAGAGGCTATACAAAAGGGTAAGTCCTGCGATAATGCCTCTCTTTTCAAATATTCAAACAAAATTTACCTTTTCCTTTGTCGCAGTAGAATGTCACAGTAAAATATAGTATTTTGTGGAATTAATAATACTCATTGCCGCTGCCTTTATAAATCAATAAATTCAATACCACTTTGATCATAATATCTTTTTCTACCGGCCTACTTGCAGCAATCATAATTGTTAAGGCAACAAGAGTGTTGTTATCAATGCGTTTTGTATTATCTTTCCTAAGAAGTATTCCATTCTTCTGCAGGAAACAGATAAAGATAGCTGCAGCTATACGTTTGTTGCCATCCACAAAGCTATGGTTTTTGGTTACAAAGTAAAGTAGGTGTGCTGCTTTCTCTTCAACAGTCGGATAGACATCTTTTCCATCAAAAGTCTGATATATTGCGCTTAAAGAGCTTTTAAAACTACTATCTTTTTCCTGCCCCACTAAGCTATAGTCTTTGAATCTCTTCTTCGTAGCATCAATTATCTTTCTAGCTTCTTGGTAGGTGATTTCAAACCTGGATCTCTTGGTTCCTTTTGGAGCAGAGAGCCGTTGGTGGTCATAATCATCTAATATATCAAGAGCACGTGAATATTCGGTTATAACCTGAATAATGCCCTTTGCTTCATCGGATATAGCTTTAAATTGAACAACATTATCTAAGAGTTTTAAAGCGCTTTGCAACTCTCTATATTTATGCTCTGATAGTTTGAGTCTTTTTTCATTGAGGGTGTAGCCATCTATTAAATGTTTCTTAAGCACATTTGTCGCCCAAATACGGAAATGTGTGGCACGAGTTGAGCTTACACGGTACCCAACAGAGATTATAGCATCTAAGTTGTAATATTTTGTGCGATAGATTTTGCCATCATTAGCAGTATGTTCCAAAATGGAACATACTGAATCTTTTTGTAACTCTTTGTTTTTAAATATGTTGCTCAAATGTTTTGTTATGGCAGGTCTTTGGGTTCCAAATAGTTGAGCAATCTGTTTTTGAGTTAGCCAAACTGTATCCTCAACCAGCTTAACTTCAATTTTGTTTTTATATAATAAGATCTCGCCCTTATTGTTCTTTTTAGAGCTCATTTTGTTTCAGCCCTCCTTCTTTAAAAGTTATTATCTGTTAAAGTTTTATTCTTCTAACCTGTTATTCATTATTCATATGATTTACTCTACCCCAAACTTAGCATGGACTATAGCTATTACTTTCTTTTCTAACGATGAAGTATCATGATTGCCATACCAGGATACATCATAGGAGTTTATAGGGTTTATCTGGAATGTCCCCATCTTTGCTGAGCGTATTACACCTATCTTATTTCCTGTTGAAGCCGCTATTCTTATGGCTCTCTCTTTAGCGTTCTCTGTAGCGCGAGCCAGCATTTCAATCTTTAGGTCTGATAAGTTGGTATAGAAATACTCAGGAGAGTCTGACATAAACTCTATGCCTTGATCTAAGAGCTCTGTAGACTGACGGGAGATATCAGTTATCTTATTAACATCGTATGATCTTACTTCAATCTCTTGAGCTACTAAATAGCCTTCTATCTCATTTGTGTTATGCCCTTCTTCTGTCTTCTTATATAAAGTAGCATTTTTAACCTGGGAGACTACTATCTCGTTTTCTTTAATACCTTTTAACAATAGATATGCTTTTACCTTTTTAAGATCATCTTTAAGCTGTGCATAAGCGTCCTTTAGCTCTATATCACGTCTTCTAAACTCAGATTTCCATACTATATAATCAGATATTATATCTTTTTCAGCCGAACCTGATACTTCAATTATCTCTTCAGTAAGCTTCTTTACCTGAATAACGCCTTTTGATAAAATTACTGTTGAAAACACCGTAGCACAGACAATACATAGCCCTAAGATGATGATTTGAATGTTTTTCAGCTCTCCTATCCGCATATTGCACCTCCTTTTGGTTTAATGGTTATGAAACCCTATTCTGGTCTTTGGTTTATTTGGCAGAACTATTAATTGATGGATTGCATCAAATATAGCCTTTATATCTTTATCATGTTTTCCTACTTTATTCTCAAGTAAGATTAACTTACGGAGAAGGTCTTTATGGGTGGAAACTATTTCGCGTATCTTTAC
This window of the Candidatus Kaelpia imicola genome carries:
- a CDS encoding virulence protein RhuM/Fic/DOC family protein codes for the protein MSSKKNNKGEILLYKNKIEVKLVEDTVWLTQKQIAQLFGTQRPAITKHLSNIFKNKELQKDSVCSILEHTANDGKIYRTKYYNLDAIISVGYRVSSTRATHFRIWATNVLKKHLIDGYTLNEKRLKLSEHKYRELQSALKLLDNVVQFKAISDEAKGIIQVITEYSRALDILDDYDHQRLSAPKGTKRSRFEITYQEARKIIDATKKRFKDYSLVGQEKDSSFKSSLSAIYQTFDGKDVYPTVEEKAAHLLYFVTKNHSFVDGNKRIAAAIFICFLQKNGILLRKDNTKRIDNNTLVALTIMIAASRPVEKDIMIKVVLNLLIYKGSGNEYY
- a CDS encoding SIMPL domain-containing protein (The SIMPL domain is named for its presence in mouse protein SIMPL (signalling molecule that associates with mouse pelle-like kinase). Bacterial member BP26, from Brucella, was shown to assemble into a channel-like structure, while YggE from E. coli has been associated with resistance to oxidative stress.) is translated as MRIGELKNIQIIILGLCIVCATVFSTVILSKGVIQVKKLTEEIIEVSGSAEKDIISDYIVWKSEFRRRDIELKDAYAQLKDDLKKVKAYLLLKGIKENEIVVSQVKNATLYKKTEEGHNTNEIEGYLVAQEIEVRSYDVNKITDISRQSTELLDQGIEFMSDSPEYFYTNLSDLKIEMLARATENAKERAIRIAASTGNKIGVIRSAKMGTFQINPINSYDVSWYGNHDTSSLEKKVIAIVHAKFGVE